A genomic window from Phoenix dactylifera cultivar Barhee BC4 chromosome 7, palm_55x_up_171113_PBpolish2nd_filt_p, whole genome shotgun sequence includes:
- the LOC103707056 gene encoding uncharacterized protein LOC103707056, with protein MEYLMSMMAHSSVTYVSQARPKCNGKNLEDEMKELGKLRTAIMMEKCQSGDEVVICPIPRKRNTGTIFLSSRDHNELKVVADPDIIMSKASPPCFSCSPPIRASNPLIRDAHFREPRVQRASQVPVIDKLAEDFDCANCDSTMQNIVTMA; from the exons ATGGAGTACTTAATGAGCATGATGGCACATTCTTCAG TTACATATGTTTCCCAAGCAAGGCCGAAATGTAATGGAAAGAATTTGGAGGATGAAATGAAGGAGCTGGGAAAGTTGAGAACAGCCATCATGATGGAAAAATGCCAGAGTGGGGATGAAGTTGTCATCTGTCCTATACCAAGGAAAAGAAACACCGGGACCATATTTTT GTCAAGCAGAGACCATAATGAGCTGAAAGTTGTAGCAGATCCTGACATTATTATGAGCAAG GCTTCACCACCCTGCTTTTCTTGTTCTCCACCAATCAGAGCAAGCAATCCTCTCATTCGAGATGCTCATTTCCGTGAGCCAAGGGTGCAAAGGGCCTCCCAAGTGCCAGTTATTGACAAACTTGCCGAGGATTTTGATTGTGCCAATTGTGACTCCACCATGCAAAATATCGTGACAATGGCCTGA
- the LOC103707057 gene encoding diphthamide biosynthesis protein 3-like has product MSAYDEVEIEDMEWNEELQAFTYPCPCGDLFQITRDDLRAGEEIASCPSCSLFITVIYNPEDFADPPDPKKSQPQPVLVA; this is encoded by the coding sequence ATGTCGGCGTACGACGAGGTGGAGATCGAGGACATGGAGTGGAACGAGGAGCTGCAGGCGTTCACGTACCCGTGCCCCTGCGGCGACCTCTTCCAGATCACGAGGGACGACCTCCGCGCCGGCGAGGAGATCGCCAGCTGCCCTAGCTGCTCCCTTTTCATCACCGTCATCTACAACCCCGAGGATTTCGCCGATCCTCCCGACCCCAAGAAGAGCCAGCCCCAGCCTGTACTCGTCGCTTGA